The following are encoded together in the Actinoplanes sp. N902-109 genome:
- a CDS encoding GNAT family N-acetyltransferase: protein MLIRESTLADVDRLADVHTRARASYYQAGGVLADRTADPIGTRRRHQGWTHAVSSPDLTVYCAVVADRIVGAAAMGPAEDGTARLLQLHVEPESCGHGIGTRLHATFLAYLRQSARTAGVLEVWQRHTRALAFYARLGWITEGPRRDGPDNTSYLGMRLAFGEA, encoded by the coding sequence ATGCTGATCCGGGAATCGACGCTCGCCGACGTGGATCGCCTCGCCGACGTGCACACCCGCGCCCGCGCCAGCTACTACCAGGCCGGCGGGGTGCTCGCGGACCGCACCGCCGACCCGATCGGCACCCGCCGGCGGCACCAGGGCTGGACCCACGCCGTCTCCTCGCCCGACCTGACCGTGTACTGCGCGGTGGTCGCCGACCGGATCGTCGGCGCGGCGGCCATGGGCCCGGCCGAGGACGGCACAGCCCGGCTGCTCCAGCTGCACGTCGAGCCGGAGAGCTGCGGGCACGGCATCGGCACCCGGCTGCACGCCACGTTCCTGGCGTACCTGCGGCAGAGCGCCCGTACGGCCGGGGTGCTCGAGGTCTGGCAGCGGCACACCCGGGCGCTGGCGTTCTACGCCAGGCTCGGCTGGATCACCGAGGGCCCGCGCCGGGACGGCCCGGACAACACGAGTTACCTCGGTATGCGGCTCGCCTTCGGGGAAGCATGA
- a CDS encoding bifunctional glycosyltransferase family 2 protein/CDP-glycerol:glycerophosphate glycerophosphotransferase, whose translation MTLLSVVLPVYKVQGYLRQCLDSLLEQAFTDFEIVAVDDCSPDNSGAILAEYAARDPRVRVISLAENAGLGRARNAGLEHAIGEYVWFLDSDDWLAQGALTAVADRIADTQPDVLIVGFDRVHWDTRVSGSGATKMLAEAPETFTAEQWPRVFSVLHVAWNKVIRRDLLAKLSFQFEEGWYEDVSFTFPVLAAAERISGLARVCVHYRQRRTGAITRTLGDRHFEIFDHWAHAMTLVDQYTDRAEQLRPVLFQRMMWHYLLVLRNAQRVKKSSRRRFFERMHQDYLRYRPREAAPVSGRAQKLRYKFVEQGAFTSFRLLQQSIRVVKAANKVRKAPLRKAKKLAKRVRQALFRGYYKLHLRRPVDQHLALYAAYWYRGVTCNPAAISRKAAELAPEIRNVWVVSKARVTSVPPGVDYVVAGSRAYYRALARSRYLINNVNWPNFVVKREGTTHVMTHHGTPLKMMGMDQADHPAAAKDQNFHAQMRRADRWDYSITANAHTTIAWDRAYPCRYETLEVGYPRNDRLTAATPGEIASVRAQLGIQPHERVVLYTPTHREWLPLGQQVLDVEALADKLGPDTVLLVRAHYFYVAADHQTQARRGRIVDVSAYPIVEDLYLAADVMMTDYSSAMFDFAVLDRPLVIFAPDWQAYRELRGVYFDLTELPPGELATTFDELVDVFATGAYASAAAATKRARFRERFCYLDDGKAADRAVRRIFATT comes from the coding sequence ATGCCGCCCGTGACCCCCGGGTCCGGGTGATCTCGCTGGCCGAGAACGCCGGGCTGGGCCGGGCCCGCAACGCCGGGCTCGAGCACGCCATCGGTGAGTACGTGTGGTTCCTCGACAGCGACGACTGGCTGGCCCAGGGTGCGCTGACCGCGGTGGCCGACCGGATCGCCGACACCCAGCCGGACGTGCTGATCGTGGGCTTCGACCGGGTGCACTGGGACACCCGGGTCAGCGGGTCGGGCGCCACCAAGATGCTGGCCGAGGCGCCCGAGACGTTCACCGCCGAGCAGTGGCCCCGGGTCTTCTCCGTCCTGCACGTCGCGTGGAACAAGGTGATCCGCCGCGATCTGCTGGCCAAGCTGAGTTTCCAGTTCGAGGAGGGCTGGTACGAGGACGTCTCGTTCACCTTCCCGGTGCTGGCCGCCGCCGAGCGGATCAGCGGCCTGGCCCGGGTCTGCGTGCACTACCGCCAGCGGCGCACCGGCGCGATCACCAGGACGCTCGGCGACCGGCACTTCGAGATCTTCGACCACTGGGCGCACGCGATGACCCTGGTCGACCAGTACACCGACCGCGCCGAGCAGCTGCGCCCGGTGCTGTTCCAGCGGATGATGTGGCACTACCTGCTGGTGCTGCGCAACGCCCAGCGGGTCAAGAAGTCGTCGCGCCGGCGCTTCTTCGAGCGGATGCACCAGGACTACCTGCGCTACCGGCCCCGGGAGGCGGCGCCGGTGTCCGGCCGGGCACAGAAGTTGCGCTACAAGTTCGTCGAGCAGGGCGCCTTCACCTCGTTCCGGTTGCTGCAGCAGTCGATCCGGGTGGTCAAGGCCGCGAACAAGGTGCGCAAGGCACCGCTGCGCAAGGCCAAGAAGCTCGCCAAGCGGGTGCGCCAGGCGCTGTTCCGCGGTTACTACAAGCTGCACCTGCGGCGTCCGGTCGACCAGCATCTCGCGCTCTATGCGGCGTACTGGTATCGCGGGGTGACCTGCAATCCTGCCGCGATCTCGCGCAAGGCCGCCGAGCTGGCACCGGAGATCCGCAATGTCTGGGTGGTCAGCAAGGCGCGGGTGACGTCGGTGCCGCCGGGCGTGGACTACGTGGTCGCCGGGTCGCGGGCCTACTACCGGGCGCTGGCCCGTTCCCGCTATCTGATCAACAACGTCAACTGGCCCAACTTCGTGGTCAAGCGCGAGGGCACCACGCACGTCATGACCCACCACGGCACGCCGTTGAAGATGATGGGCATGGACCAGGCCGATCATCCGGCGGCGGCGAAGGACCAGAATTTCCACGCGCAGATGCGCCGGGCCGACCGCTGGGATTACAGCATCACGGCCAACGCGCACACCACCATCGCGTGGGACCGCGCCTATCCCTGCCGCTACGAGACGCTGGAGGTCGGCTACCCGCGCAACGACCGGCTGACTGCCGCAACCCCCGGGGAGATCGCTTCGGTACGGGCGCAGCTCGGCATCCAGCCGCACGAGCGCGTCGTGCTCTACACCCCCACGCACCGCGAGTGGCTCCCGCTCGGCCAGCAGGTCCTCGACGTGGAGGCGCTCGCGGACAAGCTCGGCCCGGACACCGTTCTGCTGGTCCGCGCGCACTACTTCTATGTCGCCGCGGATCACCAGACGCAGGCGCGGCGGGGGCGGATCGTGGACGTCTCGGCGTACCCGATCGTCGAGGATCTGTACCTGGCCGCCGACGTGATGATGACCGACTACTCGTCGGCGATGTTCGACTTCGCGGTGCTGGACCGGCCGCTGGTGATCTTCGCGCCGGACTGGCAGGCATACCGGGAGCTTCGGGGCGTCTACTTCGACCTGACCGAGCTGCCGCCGGGCGAGCTGGCCACGACGTTCGACGAGCTGGTCGACGTCTTCGCCACCGGGGCGTACGCGAGTGCCGCGGCCGCGACGAAGCGGGCCCGGTTCCGGGAGCGGTTCTGCTATCTCGACGACGGCAAGGCGGCCGACCGCGCGGTGCGGAGGATCTTCGCCACCACCTGA
- a CDS encoding ABC transporter ATP-binding protein, with protein sequence MSTVALKDVTKVWPDGTVAVDRVSLDVQDGEFLVLLGPSGCGKSTVLRMIAGLEDPTSGAILLNGEPVMDVPPRDRRIAMVFQDFALYPHMTVSGNIGFPLKLSGIEPGPRDERIGDVAGALGIGDLLGRKPGQLSGGQRQRVAMGRAIVRRPSLFLMDEPLSNLDSGLRAELRAEITGLTRELGVTTMYVTHDQAEALTMADRVAIMRKGVLQDIGTPTEVYNRPATLYVAAFLGSPRMNLLEASVYVHLDRYIALNLGEQALYLPWSDIRARPLAHYHGERIVVGMRAEALTPVAPGTQGDVLQGRIRYLEHHGHESLAFLDIGATAIVVDELGKGVSETTAPTGAFRRFGDALQRLTGRADPVAERPEPEKVSVLDPGRHHRRSAELSVRLAPYPAIAPGQPLAIGVRMDALHFFDEHGDRIDVGWR encoded by the coding sequence GTGTCCACCGTCGCGCTCAAAGACGTCACCAAGGTCTGGCCGGACGGCACCGTGGCGGTCGACCGGGTCAGCCTCGACGTGCAGGACGGCGAGTTCCTGGTGCTGCTCGGCCCGTCGGGCTGCGGCAAGTCGACGGTGCTGCGGATGATCGCCGGGCTGGAAGACCCTACCTCCGGCGCGATCCTGCTCAACGGCGAACCGGTGATGGACGTGCCGCCGCGCGACCGCCGGATCGCGATGGTCTTTCAGGACTTCGCGCTCTATCCGCACATGACCGTCAGCGGCAACATCGGCTTCCCGCTCAAGCTCTCCGGGATCGAGCCGGGCCCCCGGGACGAGCGGATCGGTGACGTGGCCGGCGCGCTGGGCATCGGTGACCTGCTCGGCCGCAAGCCCGGCCAGCTCTCCGGCGGCCAGCGGCAGCGGGTGGCGATGGGCCGGGCGATCGTGCGCCGGCCCAGCCTGTTCCTGATGGACGAGCCGCTGTCCAACCTCGACAGCGGCCTGCGCGCCGAGCTGCGTGCCGAGATCACCGGGCTCACCCGCGAGCTCGGCGTCACCACCATGTACGTCACCCATGACCAGGCCGAGGCGCTCACCATGGCGGACCGGGTCGCGATCATGCGGAAGGGCGTGCTGCAGGACATCGGTACGCCCACCGAGGTCTACAACCGGCCCGCCACCCTGTACGTCGCGGCGTTCCTGGGCTCCCCGCGGATGAACCTGCTCGAGGCCTCGGTGTACGTCCACCTGGACCGCTACATCGCCCTCAACCTCGGCGAGCAGGCGCTCTACCTGCCCTGGAGCGACATCCGCGCCCGGCCGCTGGCGCACTACCACGGCGAGCGCATCGTGGTCGGCATGCGGGCCGAGGCGCTCACGCCGGTGGCCCCGGGCACCCAGGGCGACGTGCTGCAGGGCCGGATCCGCTATCTCGAGCACCACGGCCACGAGTCGCTGGCGTTCCTGGACATCGGGGCGACCGCCATCGTCGTCGACGAGCTCGGCAAGGGGGTGTCCGAAACGACGGCCCCGACGGGCGCGTTCCGCCGGTTCGGCGACGCGCTGCAGCGGCTCACCGGACGCGCCGACCCGGTGGCCGAGCGCCCCGAGCCCGAGAAGGTGTCGGTGCTCGACCCGGGCCGGCACCACCGGCGGTCGGCCGAGCTCTCGGTGCGGCTGGCGCCCTATCCGGCGATCGCGCCCGGACAGCCGCTGGCGATCGGGGTGCGGATGGATGCCCTGCACTTCTTCGACGAGCACGGGGACCGGATCGACGTCGGCTGGCGGTGA
- a CDS encoding glycoside hydrolase family 65 protein produces MIRERAYPVDPWHIRETRLDLDLLAQSESVFALSNGHIGIRGNLDEGEPHGLPGTYLNSFFELRPLPYAEAGYGFPESGQTMVNVTNAKLMRLLVDDEPFDVRYGDLRSHERTLDLRAGTLERVVEWVSPSGQGIRVRTVRMVSFTQRAVVAFLYEVEPLNDTARLILQSELVANEQLPISSKDPRVAAVLDHPLQAEEMLEQRTGGLLVHRTKASDLRMAAAMEHLVEAPGKHAVTTEGHPDWLRTTVACKLEPGQKLRVVKLAAYGWSSNRSLPAVRDQVGAALASARLDGWEGLLEAQREYLDEFWDHSDVKVEGDPEVQQAVRFGLFHTLQAGARAEQRPIGSKGLSGPGYDGHTFWDSETFVLPALTYTQPSAAADVLRWRHSTLDLAKERAQTLGLQGAAFPWRTIRGQECSAYWPAGTAGFHIGADIADAVRRYVSATGDTDFERDFGLELLVETARLWRSLGHHDRHGRFHIDGVTGPDEYTAVVDDNVYTNLMAQQNLYAAADAAKRHPDLARKFGVDDEELASWRDAAAAVHIPYDRELGVHQQSEGFTRLQEWDFENTPPEAYPLLLNYPYFDLYRKQVVKQADLVMAMYIRGDAFTPEEKARNFAYYDARTVRDSSLSACIQAVLAAETGHTELAHDYLGEAALMDLHDLHQNARDGVHVASLAGSWIALVAGLGGMRDYNGELSFAPRLPSRIDGLEFSLLWRGLRLRVEVNRNEVTYSLRNGGGSARLDLLHHGKQVTVTQVKPVVLPIPPAPPTGPAPTQPAGRAPVRRATNL; encoded by the coding sequence GTGATCCGTGAACGGGCTTACCCCGTCGACCCCTGGCACATCCGGGAAACCCGGCTGGACCTTGATCTGCTGGCCCAGTCCGAGTCGGTCTTCGCCCTGTCCAACGGCCACATCGGCATCCGCGGCAACCTGGACGAGGGCGAGCCGCACGGCCTGCCCGGCACGTACCTCAACTCGTTCTTCGAGCTGCGGCCGCTGCCCTACGCCGAGGCGGGATACGGCTTCCCCGAGTCGGGCCAGACGATGGTCAACGTCACCAACGCCAAGCTGATGCGGCTGCTCGTCGACGACGAGCCGTTCGACGTGCGCTACGGCGACCTGCGCTCCCACGAGCGGACGCTGGACCTGCGCGCCGGCACGCTGGAGCGGGTGGTCGAGTGGGTGTCCCCGTCGGGCCAGGGCATCCGGGTGCGGACCGTGCGCATGGTGTCGTTCACCCAGCGCGCGGTCGTGGCCTTCCTCTACGAGGTCGAGCCGCTCAACGACACCGCCCGGCTGATCCTGCAGTCCGAGCTGGTCGCCAACGAGCAGCTGCCGATCAGCAGCAAGGACCCGCGCGTCGCGGCCGTGCTCGACCACCCGCTGCAGGCCGAGGAGATGCTCGAGCAGCGCACCGGCGGCCTGCTCGTGCACCGCACCAAGGCCAGCGACCTGCGCATGGCCGCGGCGATGGAGCACCTGGTCGAGGCGCCGGGCAAGCACGCCGTCACCACCGAGGGCCACCCCGACTGGCTGCGCACCACGGTGGCCTGCAAGCTGGAGCCGGGGCAGAAGCTGCGGGTCGTCAAGCTGGCCGCGTACGGCTGGTCCAGCAACCGCTCGCTGCCCGCCGTGCGCGACCAGGTCGGCGCCGCCCTCGCCAGCGCCCGGCTGGACGGCTGGGAGGGCCTGCTGGAGGCCCAGCGCGAATACCTCGACGAGTTCTGGGACCACTCCGACGTCAAGGTCGAGGGCGACCCGGAGGTGCAGCAGGCGGTCCGCTTCGGGCTGTTCCACACGCTGCAGGCCGGTGCCCGCGCCGAGCAGCGCCCGATCGGCTCCAAGGGCCTGTCCGGCCCCGGCTACGACGGCCACACGTTCTGGGACTCCGAGACGTTCGTCCTGCCCGCGCTGACCTACACCCAGCCCAGCGCCGCAGCGGACGTCCTGCGCTGGCGGCACTCCACCCTCGACCTGGCCAAGGAGCGCGCCCAGACGCTCGGCCTGCAGGGCGCGGCGTTCCCGTGGCGCACCATCCGTGGCCAGGAGTGCTCGGCGTACTGGCCGGCCGGCACCGCGGGCTTCCACATCGGCGCCGACATCGCCGACGCGGTCCGCCGCTACGTCTCGGCGACCGGCGACACCGACTTCGAGCGCGATTTCGGCCTGGAGCTGCTGGTCGAGACCGCCCGGCTGTGGCGCTCGCTCGGCCACCACGACCGGCACGGCCGCTTCCACATCGACGGCGTGACCGGCCCGGACGAGTACACCGCCGTGGTGGACGACAACGTCTACACCAACCTCATGGCCCAGCAGAACCTCTACGCGGCGGCGGACGCGGCCAAGCGCCACCCCGACCTCGCCCGCAAGTTCGGCGTCGACGACGAGGAACTCGCCTCCTGGCGCGACGCGGCGGCCGCGGTGCACATCCCCTACGACCGTGAACTGGGCGTGCACCAGCAGTCCGAGGGCTTCACCCGGCTGCAGGAGTGGGACTTCGAGAACACCCCGCCCGAGGCGTACCCGCTGCTGCTCAACTACCCCTACTTCGACCTGTACCGCAAGCAGGTCGTCAAGCAGGCCGACCTGGTCATGGCCATGTACATCCGGGGCGACGCCTTCACCCCGGAGGAAAAGGCCCGCAACTTCGCCTACTACGACGCCCGCACGGTCCGCGACTCGTCGCTGTCCGCGTGCATCCAGGCGGTGCTGGCAGCCGAGACCGGCCACACCGAGCTGGCCCACGACTACCTCGGCGAAGCAGCCCTGATGGACCTGCACGACCTGCACCAGAACGCCCGCGACGGCGTCCACGTGGCATCGCTCGCCGGCTCCTGGATCGCCCTGGTGGCGGGCCTCGGCGGCATGCGCGACTACAACGGCGAGCTCTCCTTCGCCCCGCGCCTGCCCAGCCGCATCGACGGCCTCGAGTTCTCCCTGCTCTGGCGTGGCCTGCGACTGCGGGTCGAAGTCAACCGCAACGAGGTCACCTACTCCCTGCGCAACGGCGGCGGCTCAGCCCGCCTCGACCTGCTCCACCACGGCAAGCAGGTCACCGTCACCCAGGTCAAGCCGGTCGTCCTGCCCATCCCGCCGGCCCCGCCAACCGGCCCGGCCCCCACCCAGCCGGCCGGTCGCGCCCCGGTCCGCCGGGCGACAAACCTCTAG
- a CDS encoding HAD family phosphatase: MFGLPPHVTACLFDLDGVLTQTALVHNAAWKQTFDAFLQEWSRQHGQPYVAFDSGADYHKYVDGRQRADGVRTFLASRGITLPEGTPDDGPDAETVNGIGNRKNVLVLQKIQEGAVRVYPGSVDYLHAVKDAGLRRAVVSASANCKDVLEAAKIDDLLEERVDGVVARAEHLPGKPAPDTFLYGAKLLGVEPEQCAVFEDALAGVEAGRAGKFGFVIGVDRVGQADALREHGADLVVQDLAELLDR, from the coding sequence GTGTTCGGACTACCTCCTCACGTGACGGCATGCCTCTTCGATCTCGACGGCGTGCTCACCCAGACCGCCCTGGTTCACAACGCGGCATGGAAGCAGACCTTCGACGCGTTCCTCCAGGAGTGGTCCCGCCAGCACGGGCAGCCCTATGTGGCGTTCGACTCCGGTGCCGACTATCACAAATACGTCGACGGGCGCCAACGCGCCGACGGAGTGCGCACGTTCCTCGCCTCGCGGGGCATCACCCTGCCCGAAGGCACGCCCGACGACGGTCCCGACGCGGAGACCGTCAACGGCATCGGCAACCGCAAAAACGTGTTGGTCCTGCAAAAAATTCAGGAAGGCGCGGTGCGGGTCTATCCTGGATCGGTTGACTACCTGCACGCCGTGAAGGACGCGGGCTTGCGCCGTGCGGTGGTCTCGGCAAGTGCGAACTGCAAGGACGTCCTGGAGGCGGCCAAGATCGACGATCTGCTCGAGGAGCGGGTCGACGGCGTGGTGGCCCGCGCCGAGCACCTGCCCGGCAAGCCCGCACCCGACACGTTCCTCTATGGTGCGAAGCTGCTCGGCGTCGAGCCGGAGCAATGCGCCGTCTTCGAGGATGCCTTGGCGGGCGTCGAAGCGGGCAGAGCCGGCAAGTTCGGCTTCGTGATCGGTGTGGACCGGGTCGGGCAGGCGGACGCGCTGCGCGAGCACGGCGCCGACCTCGTGGTCCAGGACCTGGCCGAGCTTCTCGACCGGTAA
- a CDS encoding ABC transporter ATP-binding protein, whose translation MADREPTVIVDDAHIVYRVQQSGGASSPLAGFKRIVTGAKPTILREVHAVKGVSFVAYKGEAIGLVGTNGSGKSTLLRAVAGLLPVEKGAIYAAGQPSLLGVNAALMNDLPGERNVVLGCLAMGMSPAEVKGQVKEIIDFSGINERGDFSSLPMRTYSSGMAARLRFAISAAKKHDVLLIDEALATGDAKFRKRSEQRVRDLRAQAGTVFLVSHSEQSIRDTCERSIWLESGKIRADGPTDDVMKEYEAYTKK comes from the coding sequence GTGGCTGATCGTGAACCCACCGTCATCGTGGACGACGCCCACATCGTCTACCGGGTCCAGCAGTCCGGCGGCGCGAGCAGCCCGCTGGCCGGCTTCAAGCGGATCGTCACCGGGGCCAAGCCGACCATCCTGCGCGAGGTGCACGCGGTCAAGGGCGTCAGCTTCGTCGCCTACAAGGGCGAGGCGATCGGCCTGGTCGGCACCAACGGCTCGGGCAAGTCCACCCTGCTGCGCGCCGTCGCCGGGCTGCTGCCGGTGGAGAAGGGCGCGATCTACGCCGCCGGTCAGCCGTCGCTGCTGGGCGTCAACGCGGCGCTGATGAACGACCTGCCCGGCGAGCGCAACGTGGTGCTGGGCTGCCTCGCCATGGGCATGTCCCCGGCCGAGGTCAAGGGTCAGGTCAAGGAGATCATCGACTTCTCCGGCATCAACGAGCGCGGCGACTTCAGCTCGCTGCCGATGCGCACGTACTCCTCCGGCATGGCGGCCCGGCTGCGTTTCGCCATCTCGGCCGCCAAGAAGCACGACGTGCTGCTCATCGACGAGGCGCTGGCCACCGGTGACGCCAAGTTCCGCAAGCGCAGCGAGCAGCGGGTCCGCGACCTGCGCGCCCAGGCCGGCACGGTGTTCCTGGTCAGCCACAGCGAGCAGTCGATCCGGGACACCTGCGAGCGGTCGATCTGGCTCGAGTCCGGCAAGATCCGCGCCGACGGCCCGACCGACGACGTCATGAAGGAATACGAGGCCTACACCAAGAAGTGA
- a CDS encoding ABC transporter permease — MSQTAVADSGTGIPLHELARRHGLGVAGRLPTLPEYTGKLWSYRHFIAYYANAKVTSSLGKTRLGMVWQVLTPLINAAVYYVIFGKILDTSRGVENFVAYLCTGVFIFGFTQSVVQAGIQAISGNLGLIRALHFPRAALPLAITLVEVRNMMASIVVLMAIALGFGEPLTLQWLLVIPIFLLQSVFNAGLAMAAARLGSKVADFKQLVPFIMRFWMYGSAVLYPVSKFKSAVHHPVLLHIIEANPLLVFIDLMRHALLENVDLVATPWILWTEAAIWTLIVGFGGYVYFWRGEKGYGRG; from the coding sequence ATGTCACAGACGGCGGTCGCCGATTCCGGAACCGGCATCCCCCTGCACGAGCTGGCCCGGCGGCACGGGCTGGGCGTGGCCGGCCGGCTGCCCACGCTGCCCGAATACACCGGCAAACTGTGGTCCTACCGGCACTTCATCGCGTACTACGCCAACGCCAAGGTGACCTCCTCGCTGGGCAAGACCCGGCTCGGCATGGTCTGGCAGGTGCTGACCCCGCTGATCAACGCGGCGGTCTACTACGTGATCTTCGGCAAGATCCTCGACACCTCGCGAGGCGTGGAGAATTTCGTCGCGTACCTGTGCACCGGTGTGTTCATCTTCGGCTTCACCCAGTCCGTGGTGCAGGCCGGCATCCAGGCGATCAGCGGCAACCTCGGGCTGATCCGGGCGCTGCACTTCCCGCGCGCCGCCCTGCCGCTGGCCATCACGCTGGTCGAGGTCCGCAACATGATGGCCTCCATCGTCGTGCTGATGGCCATCGCGCTGGGCTTCGGCGAGCCACTGACCCTCCAGTGGCTGCTGGTCATCCCGATCTTCCTGCTGCAGTCGGTGTTCAACGCCGGCCTCGCCATGGCGGCGGCCCGCCTGGGTTCCAAGGTCGCCGACTTCAAGCAGCTGGTGCCGTTCATCATGCGGTTCTGGATGTACGGCTCCGCGGTGCTCTACCCGGTCAGCAAGTTCAAGTCGGCCGTGCACCACCCGGTGCTGCTGCACATCATCGAGGCAAACCCGCTGCTGGTCTTCATCGACCTGATGCGGCACGCCCTGCTGGAGAACGTCGATCTGGTGGCGACGCCGTGGATCCTCTGGACCGAGGCCGCCATCTGGACGCTGATCGTCGGCTTCGGCGGGTACGTCTACTTCTGGCGCGGAGAGAAGGGCTACGGCCGTGGCTGA
- a CDS encoding TetR/AcrR family transcriptional regulator, which translates to MAATKRAPAGAAVLRGDITAAIRNAVMNELAEVGYGRLSIEAVARRAGVGKTAVYRRWSNKLEMVLEIVSGVAERSVPMPDTGSFASDLQLTMFIVSKALQHRIASQIIPDLMAEAARNPKIAETLNRALRTHQTALSEKIVGQAVARGELPKGTDPELAVDMMLGPLYWRLAVLRTPIDDDYLEKVAATVTAALRGTPPAP; encoded by the coding sequence GTGGCAGCCACAAAACGTGCACCGGCCGGTGCGGCCGTGCTCCGCGGTGACATCACCGCGGCGATCCGCAACGCCGTGATGAACGAGCTGGCCGAGGTCGGCTACGGCAGGCTCTCGATCGAAGCGGTGGCGCGCCGCGCCGGCGTCGGTAAGACAGCTGTCTATCGGCGGTGGAGCAACAAGCTCGAGATGGTCCTCGAGATTGTCTCCGGCGTGGCGGAGCGTAGCGTGCCGATGCCCGACACCGGTAGCTTCGCGTCGGATCTGCAACTGACGATGTTCATCGTCAGCAAGGCCCTGCAGCACCGCATCGCCTCTCAGATCATCCCCGATCTGATGGCCGAGGCGGCCCGCAACCCGAAGATCGCCGAGACCCTCAACCGGGCGCTGCGCACCCATCAGACCGCGCTCAGCGAGAAGATCGTCGGCCAGGCCGTTGCCCGCGGCGAGCTGCCCAAGGGTACGGACCCCGAGCTCGCCGTCGACATGATGCTCGGCCCGCTCTACTGGCGCCTGGCGGTCCTGCGCACCCCGATCGACGACGACTACCTGGAGAAGGTGGCGGCCACGGTCACTGCGGCACTCCGAGGAACTCCGCCGGCTCCCTGA
- a CDS encoding ATP-binding protein: MEEIVDQSALRPAPDRESPDAGLAHPQHRGRPALLDRVFGRDDVTVLRHEILDRLDRARLGDRLDGFVLAVNEVLTNVVLHAGGNGRLVLDTADDTVRCTVTDSGPGIPERYQHPPEVPEAFGLSGRGIWLAHQLCDEVTMATGPIGTTIGLKIHLPG; this comes from the coding sequence GTGGAGGAAATCGTCGACCAGTCAGCGCTGCGTCCGGCTCCGGACAGGGAGTCGCCGGACGCGGGCCTCGCGCACCCTCAGCACCGTGGCCGTCCGGCACTGCTCGACCGGGTCTTCGGCCGGGACGACGTCACCGTGCTGCGCCACGAGATTCTCGACCGGCTCGACCGCGCCCGGCTCGGTGACCGGCTCGACGGGTTCGTGCTCGCGGTCAACGAGGTGCTGACCAACGTCGTGCTGCACGCCGGGGGCAACGGCCGGCTCGTGCTGGACACCGCGGACGACACGGTCCGGTGCACGGTGACCGACTCCGGTCCCGGCATCCCCGAGCGCTATCAGCACCCGCCCGAGGTGCCCGAGGCGTTCGGGCTCAGCGGGCGCGGCATCTGGCTGGCGCACCAGCTGTGCGACGAGGTGACGATGGCAACCGGCCCGATCGGGACGACAATCGGACTGAAAATCCACCTGCCCGGCTGA